The following proteins come from a genomic window of Pseudochaenichthys georgianus chromosome 19, fPseGeo1.2, whole genome shotgun sequence:
- the atpaf2 gene encoding ATP synthase mitochondrial F1 complex assembly factor 2, giving the protein MFRRLVRLQGPLGNILSPDKVCPRNQQLRCAVNYSSALVEKRRFYKDVSISQSEGGVYEVNLDRRKLKTPGGKLFTAPNEAMAIAVATEWDAQKDTLKYYTMHLTTLCNTALDNPTHRTKEQMISAALKFLETDTVCYRVDEPPSLVELQKNEWDPVLHWIENRYNVTIGSSSNILGPEIPKETKDTFRQHLKSYNFWSMTGLEFVITQLKSVVLAIGVIDRHLSVEQAVLLSRLEEEYQIKYWGNVEWAHDYESYELRARTAAGALFVHLSSESSTVKRKLMQN; this is encoded by the exons ATGTTTAGGCGGCTTGTTAGACTTCAGGGTCCGCTCGGAAATATCCTCTCTCCAGATAAAGTGTGCCCAAGAAATCAGCAGCTTCGGTGTGCTGTGAATTATTCCTCAGCCTTAGTAG AAAAAAGAAGATTTTATAAAGATGTCAGTATATCCCAAAGTGAAG GTGGTGTATATGAGGTAAACCTAGACAGAAGGAAATTAAAAACTCCTGGAGGAAAGCTGTTCACAGCACCAAATGAAGCCATGGCCATCGCTGTGGCAACCGAGTGGGATGCTCAAAAGGACACACTGAAGTACTACACAATGCACCTG ACTACACTTTGCAACACAGCTCTGGACAATCCTACCCATCGTACCAAGGAGCAAATGATCAGCGCTGCCCTGAAGTTCCTGGAAACCGATACTGTCTG TTACAGAGTAGATGAGCCCCCCAGTTTGGTTGAGCTGCAGAAGAATGAGTGGGACCCTGTGCTGCACTGGATTGAAAACAG ATATAATGTCACTATTGGATCCTCGTCCAATATTTTGGGTCCTGAGATTCCAAAGGAAACAAAAGACACGTTTCGGCAACACCTGAAGTCTTACAACTTCTGGTCCATGACAG GGCTTGAGTTTGTGATCACCCAGCTGAAGTCTGTTGTCCTGGCGATCGGGGTGATTGACAGACATCTGAGTGTGGAACAGGCTGTGCTGCTCTCCAGACTGGAGGAGGAATACCAG ATAAAATACTGGGGAAACGTGGAGTGGGCCCATGACTACGAAAGTTATGAGCTGAGGGCACGGACTGCTGCTGGAGCTCTTTTTGTTCACCTCTCATCTGAGAGTTCAACTGTCAAACGCAAACTTATGCAGAATTGA
- the LOC117464817 gene encoding glucose-induced degradation protein 4 homolog, with translation MPVPAGYLSPAAAFSSSASLIPQPPINTQQPGVVTSLLYSGSRFRGHQKSKGNSYDVEVVLQHVTMEDSYLCGYLKIKGLTEEYPTLTTFFAGEIISRKRPFLTRKWDADEDVDRKHWGKFQAFYQYAKTFNSDDFDYEDLKNSDFIFMRWKEQFLVPDHTIKDISGASFAGFYYICFQKSTATIEGYYYHRSSEWYQSLNLTHVPEHSAAIYEFR, from the exons ATGCCTGTCCCCGCTGGATACCTCAGCCCCGCCGCGGCCTTCTCATCCTCGGCCTCGCTTATCCCCCAGCCGCCGATAAACACCCAGCAGCCCGGTGTTGTCACCTCGCTTCTGTACAGCGGCTCCAGGTTCAGGGGCCACCAGAAGAGCAAAGGGAACTCGTACGACGTGGAGGTTGTTCTACAG CATGTCACCATGGAGGATTCCTACTTGTGTGGCTATCTAAAGATAAAAGGACTGACAGAG GAATACCCGACTCTGACCACGTTCTTCGCTGGAGAGATCATCAGCAGGAAGCGGCCGTTTCTCACTCGGAAATGGGACGCAGATGAAGATGTGGATCGTAAGCACTGG GGCAAGTTCCAGGCCTTCTACCAGTATGCAAAGACGTTCAACTCGGATGATTTCGACTACGAGGATCTGAAGAACTCTGACTTTATTTTCATGAGGTGGAAG GAGCAGTTCCTGGTCCCTGACCACACAATAAAAGACATCAGCGGAGCTTCTTTTGCCGGATTTTACTACATATGCTTCCAGAAATCCACAGCAACGATCGAGGGCTACTACTACCACAGGAGCTCTGAATG GTACCAGTCTTTAAACCTCACCCACGTCCCCGAGCACAGTGCAGCCATCTATGAGTTCCGGTGA